From the Paramormyrops kingsleyae isolate MSU_618 chromosome 7, PKINGS_0.4, whole genome shotgun sequence genome, one window contains:
- the dolk gene encoding dolichol kinase has protein sequence MLRNPVIVESLVVFAIVFCVHLVVWNQLSWCCIALAIQAFYVQQKWDRLLQSGGAVFQFRPSANSGILSACMVIPLLGLALKERCVASGNVYFERFSMVVTVTGMMLSLFLSLIALGITRPVPTNTCIIAGIAGSGVIYTTKKTLTVSEVIEVLEVLLIFVYLSLIMLYLLPRCFTPGEALIMVGGISFIINQLIKRSLNLAEVKGDPVNYFLPVVLVGTLLLGVIFALLFCFMESETWVSAVFFYTMSAVLGLGIIVPWLSLLIRRHPIMWLLDFLTHSQTRLYLLAYWVLLAALASVVVLHQNYKRASGSKKHQASTVVRKYFHLIVVATYVPGLMYDRQLLHVASVTCLAAFLLLEYVRYFRIRPLGQVLRQLLTLFLDERDSGPLILTHIYLLLGMSLPIWLFPGPCAPKGSLPGAAGLVPYAGVLAVGVGDTVASIFGSTMGEIRWPGTKKTMEGTATSVFAQIIAVAIFLIFDEAVNLNASYAWVLGSITLVSMLEAYTAQIDNLLLPLYLFILLLI, from the coding sequence ATGCTCAGAAATCCGGTGATTGTGGAGTCACTCGTAGTGTTTGCCATCGTCTTTTGCGTGCACCTAGTGGTCTGGAACCAGCTGTCTTGGTGTTGCATCGCTTTGGCCATCCAGGCTTTCTACGTGCAGCAGAAATGGGACCGGCTGTTGCAGTCCGGCGGGGCGGTCTTCCAGTTCCGGCCATCAGCGAACAGCGGCATCCTGTCGGCTTGCATGGTTATTCCCCTGCTGGGACTGGCCCTGAAGGAGCGCTGCGTGGCCTCCGGCAATGTGTACTTCGAGCGCTTCTCCATGGTGGTCACGGTCACCGGCATGATGCTTTCGCTCTTCCTCTCGCTGATTGCCCTCGGCATCACACGGCCCGTGCCGACCAACACGTGCATCATCGCCGGCATCGCCGGCAGCGGCGTCATATACACCACCAAGAAGACCCTGACGGTGTCCGAGGTCATCGAGGTGCTGGAGGTCCTCCTGATCTTCGTCTACCTTAGCCTGATCATGCTGTACTTGCTTCCCCGCTGCTTCACGCCCGGAGAGGCCCTCATCATGGTGGGAGGCATCAGCTTCATCATCAACCAGCTCATCAAGCGCTCGCTCAACCTGGCTGAGGTGAAGGGCGATCCCGTCAACTATTTCCTCCCCGTGGTCCTGGTGGGAACGCTACTCTTGGGCGTCATCTTCGCCCTGCTCTTCTGCTTCATGGAGTCCGAGACCTGGGTCTCCGCCGTGTTCTTCTACACCATGTCGGCCGTGCTGGGCCTGGGCATCATCGTTCCCTGGCTCTCACTGCTCATTCGCAGGCATCCGATCATGTGGCTGCTGGACTTCCTCACGCACAGCCAGACACGCCTCTACCTGCTGGCCTATTGGGTCCTACTGGCTGCCCTGGCCTCCGTGGTTGTCTTGCACCAGAACTACAAGAGGGCATCTGGCTCCAAAAAGCACCAGGCCTCGACGGTGGTGAGGAAGTATTTCCACCTCATTGTGGTTGCCACGTACGTGCCGGGATTGATGTACGATCGACAGCTGCTCCACGTAGCCTCGGTGACCTGCCTCGCCGCCTTCCTGCTCTTGGAGTACGTGAGGTATTTCCGAATCCGTCCGCTGGGGCAGGTCCTGCGGCAGCTGCTTACGCTTTTCCTGGACGAACGCGACTCGGGGCCCCTCATCCTCACACACATCTACCTGCTCCTGGGCATGTCCCTGCCCATCTGGCTCTTCCCGGGACCTTGCGCCCCGAAAGGGAGCCTGCCTGGGGCTGCGGGTCTAGTGCCCTATGCCGGAGTCCTGGCGGTAGGTGTGGGGGACACCGTGGCCTCGATTTTTGGCAGCACCATGGGGGAAATCCGGTGGCCCGGGACAAAGAAGACCATGGAAGGTACTGCCACGTCTGTCTTTGCCCAGATCATCGCCGTGGCGATTTTCCTCATCTTCGACGAGGCCGTCAACCTGAATGCCAGCTATGCATGGGTCTTGGGATCCATCACTCTGGTGTCTATGCTGGAGGCCTACACCGCTCAGATAGACAACTTGCTCCTTCCCCTGTACCTCTTCATTCTCCTCTTGATCTGA